Genomic segment of Mastomys coucha isolate ucsf_1 unplaced genomic scaffold, UCSF_Mcou_1 pScaffold23, whole genome shotgun sequence:
CTCTTTCCCTCATCCCTGTAATGTGAGTCTCTAGGTCTGCCCCACTCTAGGTCTAGTTGCTCCCTCTGTGTGGCCTTTAAGCCAGACACCTATTCTGTTCCCCTCTGCCTCACAGTGGTTTGAGCCATCCCAGTTTGGCACTTGGTGGGCTGTCTTGTCAACCAGCATGAACCTGGCTGGAAGTTTGGGACCTATCTTGGCAACGATCCTTGCCCAGAGCTACAGCTGGCGCAGCACACTGGCCATGTCTGGGGCATTGTGTGTGGTTGTCTCCTTCTTCTGTCTGCTGCTCATCCACAACGAACCTGCTGATGTTGGACTCCGAAATCTGGACCCTGCGCCCTCCAAGGGCAAAAAGGGTAAGCCTCTATCAAACTGACTCCTAGAGCACCTTCCTTTCCCCTGGCTCTGCACAATTTTGTTAGGACTAGCCTTTGTCTTGCCCTGTGCTTGCCAATGGATGTAGGCAAAGGAATGGCAATGGAGATTGGATGGGGGAAGTAAAGATTCTATCCTGAAAGTCAGAGCCAGCACACCCTGGGCCTTCTCTGACAGTACAGACCTTTCTATTCTGGGCACCCCCTTAAGTTTAAGCAGTTTGGGTACCTTCTTCCATCTGCACTGTCCTCACTTTCTTTCACTTGCATTGACGTAGAGGTGAAGGAAGCAGGGCTTTGAGGGGATGCCCCACATCACTCCTGGTTGTGCTCACAGCCTGTCCTGGCAGCTGGTTAATGAATGGTGGTGGTGCAGTGGGGGCAGGCCAGAAGAAGCAGAGCCCAAATCCTAGCTGGCCCCTTCCCACCTCCAGGCTCATCAAAGGAGGAGAGCACCCTACAAGATCTGCTGCTGTCCCCCTATCTCTGGGTGCTGTCCACTGGCTACCTTGTGGTCTTTGGAGTAAAGACTTGCTGTACAGACTGGGGCCAGTTCTTCCTTATCCAGGAGAGAGGGCAGTCCGCCCTTGTGGGTAAGATGACTGTTTAGACAGGGAAGGGTGTACAAACCAGGAACCTATGCAGGAGATGGGATCCCCGCCGTTTCTCCCTTTATCCACTTCCTCCTTAGGGCTGGGCATCCTTGAAGGTAGGTCTGTACCTTGGGATAACCTCAATGGGAAAATACCTTTtcactcttttccttttatcctcCCCATAATTCCCCATGCAGGTAGTTCCTACATCAGTGCCCTAGAGGTTGGAGGCCTTGTAGGCAGCATTGCAGCTGGCTACCTGTCAGACAGGGCCATGGCAAAGGTGAGTGGATAGGAAGAACTGTGAAGAGAGGCCCTTTGAGGCTTCCTCCAATGGCTGGGCCAGCCAGTGGAGATGGAAGTCCTGGCATATGAGCTGGTTGGCATAGAAGGTAGACACTGGGTGAGATGGGAGCGATTCCAGGTTTCTCTTTACCTGCCTTAGAGATGTGGAGATAAAGCCAGTGGGAAAGAGACCCAGAATCTCTCTCCCTAATCAGTAGGCTTTTCTACCCCAAGAAAACTAGGGGCAGCAGTGGACTAGGTACAGCTCCCTAGCACGTGTCCCATGCCTGCCCCAAGGTGGAGGAAGGGATGCTGTGGAATTTGGCCTCAGAACACGGAGCAGCTCCCAGGGCCTCCCAGAGCTGCCTGGGGCCAACAACTGTGACAGATTGCCAAAGACTTGTCAGCAATAGCCCTGCTGTGTCAGAGtccaggggtgggggtgtttTGGCCTACTTGGAGGGCCTGATATGGCTGGTACTGTATCCATAGGCAGGGCTGTCTGTGTATGGGAACCCTCGCCACGGCCTGTTGCTGCTCATGATGGctggcatggcagcatccatgttCCTCTTCCGGGTAACAGTGACCAGTGACTCACCCAAGGTAAATATAGAGCCTAGCTGGCTGCAGGTACAAGAAGAGGAAGTAAGACATTCTCCTCTGGGCCAGCTCCTTCTCCCTTTGCAGTTCTGTTTGAaccttattttctctctttggtaCTTTGTATCTTGCCTCCACTCTGGGcctggttttcttctctttcctctgctctctAGGATGCTTTCTGGACTCCTGCTCTCCATCCTCTGGCTGAGCTCACGGGCTTTACGGAGCACGAGGTGCCTTAAAGATATCTCTGGTTTTCCTCCTGGTCTGTCTCACTTTTGTTTCACCCCTGTCTTGCCCCTAGTCAGCCCAGCTTGCAAATTCTGAAACAGCCAGCATCGAACTCTGAGGGATGACTCTGTCTCCCCTGTCCTTGTCCACCTAGGCCTTTGGGGCTGGCTCATTCACTGTGGGGTGAGGATGGCTCCCGACTATGCCTTGTCTAGTTTGTTCCTGAGGGCTAGGCACTCTTTCCTTAATAGGCACTTGTGGGCACTCTCTAGTTCTCAATGTCACTTCTTGCTCCTCTTGCAGATCTGGATCCTGGTGTTGGGAGCCATTTTTGGTTTCTCTTCTTATGGTCCCATTGCCTTGTTTGGAGTCATAGCCAATGAGAGTGCACCTCCCAACTTGTGTGGAACCTCTCATGCTATTGTGGGACTTATGGCCAATGGTAAGTCCTTCACTGTCTATTAGAGGCAGAATGTCTACCAGCTtaatccttttgtttgtttgtttgggtttttttggagtttctctgtgtagccctgactgtcctagaactcactctgtagaccaggctggccttgaactcagaaatctgcctgcctctgcctcccaagtgctgggattaaaggtgtgtgccaccactgcctggcctaccTGCTTAATCCTTACATATGGctcagcttcttctccttctccccaacAGTGGGTGGATTTCTAGCTGGATTACCCTTTAGCACCATCGCCAAGCACTATAGCTGGAGCACAGCCTTCTGGGTGGCAGAAGTGATTTGTATAACCAGCACAGTTGTCTTCTTCTTGCTTCGAAATATCCGCACCAAGATGGGCCGAGTATCCAAGAAGGCAGAGTGAATACAGTACTCACTATGGAGCATCCCCAACTGTAGCCTCACCGGCAGGACACAGAAAGGAAGAGCGGCTGCTTTGGCTAGCACAGAACCTTTGTGTTTCCATGTCTCCACTGTCTCTCTGGACCTCCATGGTGCTACAAGTTACCAGTGGCTAATGAGGTCCCAATTACCCATCCTATGCTCCATTTAAATGATGAGGAGGTTTGGTTTTAGACTCTATCAGCTTCTGTTTCTACCTTCTAGCAGACAGACAACTCCTGAATTCAGGGCATCTCCTATACCCTTCTTCCTCCCCTAGGTCCTGGTCTCCTAGTAAGGTGAACCTGCCTCTGCAGCTGCAGAGTATTAATGGCCTGTGGTTTCTGCTGTACCCCAAGGCTTCTTGTCAGGGTGCAAAATTGTTGCCAATACCTCAGTCCCTAAGGGAAGAGAGGAGGTCACCACTCTCATCAATAACCTGGGACAAAAGGGAGGAATATAGAGGGCAAGCCGACTTGTATAGATTAATAAAACTAGATTTGATACTAAACAGTCAGTGGTTCATCCTTTCAAAGGGAGACATAAACTAGACAAAGCTTTTCTTGGGAAAGTATTCTTACCAGTATCTGTTCTTTCCACTCCCAAAAGGAAAAACTTTTCTCTGGAGTGAGACAGCAGAAGTATAAATGGAACCTTTTAAGTACAAGCTCAGCATTTAACTAACACTGTACACTTCTAGGTTGCAGGTAGGCTAAATAACTTTAAGGAAAGGGGGCTCTGAAAGCATGGGTCCAAACTTAGGCTATTAGTAACTGGCTCGAGAACTTTGAGGCACAGGTATTTTATAATTTCCTAAATTCTGTAAGAGAATAGAATAGAACGTACGCTGTGGGGTCAGAGTGCATACTGAGATAAAGTGTAAATAAGTGTTCCATCATCCATCACAACCACCTCAGGCTCCCAGAAAATCAGTAGCTCTGGGTCTGCCTCTAAGGGTCAAGAGTCAAACTATTCTGCTAGTTTGTTTAATGAACatcatttgtcttgttttctacTAGAAGACAGTACTTTACATTCATAGAATGCCCTTGCCAgttctgccttcccctcccttGCCTTTCTCCCAAATGATCAGTTAGGACAGAAAACACTAGAACAAAGGAATGTTTATTACAGCATTGCTAAGCCAGCTTCTTCCATAAATAAATCTGTACAGAGTAGGGCACAGGACTGTGGTATATACAGAGGGGCAGAGAACACAGCGTTTGAACCCAGGATCTGTCCCCATCACCAGGCTCAGTGTTCTACCATTTTCAAGTATATTAGCAAGGCTGCTGCAATAGGATCCTCACTGAGTAGAAACAGCAAAGCCCTCTGGAGCACATCTCATCTTAGGGGGTCCATTCCACGTTCATCCTATGACCCAGGTCCAAAAGTGCCAGCCTTCTCTGCCACCTCTAGAGCTAGCTTCAGGTTTTGGTCAAACAGCTCACATCTAGGCCAGACCCAGAAGACAAGAAATTGTGAGGTATGAGACTTCCACCACAAGGGTAGAGGCAGAATTGGTAGAAACAATCTGAAGAACATGAAGCCTAAGGAAACCCTGTGTCCTCATGATAAATAGAGCTGGTCACTATTGTTTTTACCTAAAAGCAATGCTTGTTCACACTTTAAATGATGGCACAAAGCTTTGGCAGTATATGGGGAATAGGGCTACCTACCTGATAGGCATTTCCAAGGAGTAGAATGGATTCTTGAGGGCAAAGTCTGAGTAAATCTCATAAATTTTTCGGAGAAGAGAATCTATTCCAGCTTGCCTAGGGTCTGCCAGGACCACAAACTTGATCCCTGAAGAAAAGCCAGGAATGGTTACCCAAGGACAGAGAACACATCAAATACCACTCTATTTTTGCAGCCCTTTCAATACTATAAACTACTATCATAGGcccatttttattttgtccttaTTCTTATTGCCACATAAAGCAGCGAACAAAGGAGGATAGAGAAGGGGTGACTTCGCTCTCACTAGGCGACTGAGTGACCAGACTCAAGATCAGCTGCCATTTTCAGACTTGCAGTTCCTCAGCAGAAATACGGTTACTGAAGACAAGCTCTGGCCGTTCAGCTATTCACACCAAGGCGTGAAGCAATTAAGTAGGATCCAAAGGCCATGCCTACTTggctttcaaattttatttagacACCACACCTTCCAAACTGTGTAAAGCCTACCAATCTGGATTGTGCTCAAACCCAGGATAACCAGGGTTGAGCACACTGAC
This window contains:
- the Slc37a4 gene encoding glucose-6-phosphate exchanger SLC37A4 isoform X1 — translated: MAAQGYGYYRTVIFAAMFGGYSLYYFNRKTFSFVMPSLVDEIALDKDDLGLITSSQSAAYAISKFVSGVLSDQMSARWLFSSGLLLVGLVNVVFSWSSTVPAFAALWFLNGLAQGLGWPPCGKILRKWFEPSQFGTWWAVLSTSMNLAGSLGPILATILAQSYSWRSTLAMSGALCVVVSFFCLLLIHNEPADVGLRNLDPAPSKGKKGSSKEESTLQDLLLSPYLWVLSTGYLVVFGVKTCCTDWGQFFLIQERGQSALVGSSYISALEVGGLVGSIAAGYLSDRAMAKAGLSVYGNPRHGLLLLMMAGMAASMFLFRVTVTSDSPKDAFWTPALHPLAELTGFTEHEIWILVLGAIFGFSSYGPIALFGVIANESAPPNLCGTSHAIVGLMANVGGFLAGLPFSTIAKHYSWSTAFWVAEVICITSTVVFFLLRNIRTKMGRVSKKAE
- the Slc37a4 gene encoding glucose-6-phosphate exchanger SLC37A4 isoform X4, giving the protein MRSLWTRTIWVSCSLLPFAAGLITSSQSAAYAISKFVSGVLSDQMSARWLFSSGLLLVGLVNVVFSWSSTVPAFAALWFLNGLAQGLGWPPCGKILRKWFEPSQFGTWWAVLSTSMNLAGSLGPILATILAQSYSWRSTLAMSGALCVVVSFFCLLLIHNEPADVGLRNLDPAPSKGKKGSSKEESTLQDLLLSPYLWVLSTGYLVVFGVKTCCTDWGQFFLIQERGQSALVGSSYISALEVGGLVGSIAAGYLSDRAMAKAGLSVYGNPRHGLLLLMMAGMAASMFLFRVTVTSDSPKDAFWTPALHPLAELTGFTEHEIWILVLGAIFGFSSYGPIALFGVIANESAPPNLCGTSHAIVGLMANVGGFLAGLPFSTIAKHYSWSTAFWVAEVICITSTVVFFLLRNIRTKMGRVSKKAE
- the Slc37a4 gene encoding glucose-6-phosphate exchanger SLC37A4 isoform X2; amino-acid sequence: MFGGYSLYYFNRKTFSFVMPSLVDEIALDKDDLGLITSSQSAAYAISKFVSGVLSDQMSARWLFSSGLLLVGLVNVVFSWSSTVPAFAALWFLNGLAQGLGWPPCGKILRKWFEPSQFGTWWAVLSTSMNLAGSLGPILATILAQSYSWRSTLAMSGALCVVVSFFCLLLIHNEPADVGLRNLDPAPSKGKKGSSKEESTLQDLLLSPYLWVLSTGYLVVFGVKTCCTDWGQFFLIQERGQSALVGSSYISALEVGGLVGSIAAGYLSDRAMAKAGLSVYGNPRHGLLLLMMAGMAASMFLFRVTVTSDSPKDAFWTPALHPLAELTGFTEHEIWILVLGAIFGFSSYGPIALFGVIANESAPPNLCGTSHAIVGLMANVGGFLAGLPFSTIAKHYSWSTAFWVAEVICITSTVVFFLLRNIRTKMGRVSKKAE
- the Slc37a4 gene encoding glucose-6-phosphate exchanger SLC37A4 isoform X3, encoding MAAQGYGYYRTVIFAAMFGGYSLYYFNRKTFSFVMPSLVDEIALDKDDLGLITSSQSAAYAISKFVSGVLSDQMSARWLFSSGLLLVGLVNVVFSWSSTVPAFAALWFLNGLAQGLGWPPCGKILRKWFEPSQFGTWWAVLSTSMNLAGSLGPILATILAQSYSWRSTLAMSGALCVVVSFFCLLLIHNEPADVGLRNLDPAPSKGKKGSSKEESTLQDLLLSPYLWVLSTGYLVVFGVKTCCTDWGQFFLIQERGQSALVGSSYISALEVGGLVGSIAAGYLSDRAMAKAGLSVYGNPRHGLLLLMMAGMAASMFLFRVTVTSDSPKIWILVLGAIFGFSSYGPIALFGVIANESAPPNLCGTSHAIVGLMANVGGFLAGLPFSTIAKHYSWSTAFWVAEVICITSTVVFFLLRNIRTKMGRVSKKAE
- the Trappc4 gene encoding trafficking protein particle complex subunit 4 isoform X2 — its product is MASTRLTGKKCWSIWVTLRITQFPFDSAGPALPRTRSLCWPLCSTRIKFVVLADPRQAGIDSLLRKIYEIYSDFALKNPFYSLEMPIRCELFDQNLKLALEVAEKAGTFGPGS